Proteins found in one Bremerella volcania genomic segment:
- a CDS encoding carbon storage regulator, with product MLVLSRKVGQTILIGNTEVHVLKIHGQVRLGIEAPKDVPIRRGEMDGPGQDESPRVPGDSPQPKAYRSAA from the coding sequence ATGTTGGTGCTTTCTCGCAAAGTCGGTCAAACGATTCTGATCGGCAACACCGAAGTTCACGTTCTCAAGATCCACGGCCAGGTGCGACTGGGGATTGAAGCCCCGAAAGACGTGCCCATCCGCCGCGGTGAAATGGATGGACCGGGCCAGGATGAATCGCCGCGCGTGCCCGGGGATTCTCCCCAGCCCAAGGCGTATCGATCTGCTGCCTAG